Proteins found in one Planctomycetes bacterium MalM25 genomic segment:
- a CDS encoding FlgN protein codes for MTPTESNSPTEALARLVSQKRRLLEQLAALARRQGELIAEGEIASLMQLLGGKQQLIAGLRVVEQGLDAFRHEDPESRAWPTSAARAACQADAEACNRLLAETLATEQQHEELMTQRRDAIGKQLIQTQSAHAASTAYKPHLRAPRPASAPIATSGAPLSDTLDLTTQD; via the coding sequence ATGACGCCGACCGAGTCCAACTCGCCGACCGAGGCGCTCGCGCGCCTTGTTAGCCAAAAACGCCGGCTGCTGGAGCAGCTCGCCGCGCTCGCTCGTCGTCAGGGCGAGCTGATCGCCGAGGGAGAGATCGCCTCGCTCATGCAACTGCTGGGCGGCAAACAGCAGCTCATCGCGGGGCTGCGCGTCGTCGAGCAGGGCCTCGACGCCTTCCGGCACGAGGACCCCGAGTCACGAGCCTGGCCGACGTCGGCCGCCCGTGCCGCCTGTCAGGCGGACGCGGAGGCGTGCAACCGGCTGCTCGCTGAAACGCTCGCCACCGAACAGCAGCACGAAGAGCTGATGACCCAGCGCCGCGACGCGATCGGCAAGCAGCTCATCCAGACACAGTCCGCCCACGCCGCCTCGACCGCTTACAAGCCGCACCTCCGTGCGCCTCGGCCCGCCTCGGCGCCGATCGCCACGAGCGGCGCCCCGTTGAGCGACACGCTCGACCTCACGACCCAAGACTGA
- the kinA gene encoding Sporulation kinase A: protein MPQPPESESPDTPPPAVGLSLFRGDDPVETAPDTPALTPELSELLDAWQSATARLEKTHAQLRDEVSRLSTELEIKNRELARKNRLADLGEMASHVAHEVRNSLTPITLYLSLLRRSLTGDAQGLEVLGKAEAGFTALEATVNDLLAFSAHRQPHASNFLVAELINEVTGALAPQLEAQAVEVDLDVPPQALLWADREMVRRAVLNLVLNALDVMPQGGELVVTGYEGVEAFELEIADSGPGLTDEQQARLFEPFFSTKETGTGLGLSVVAHVAEAHGGSIEGQNCPEGGAAFTLSLPRNTANRAAA, encoded by the coding sequence ATGCCGCAGCCACCGGAAAGCGAGTCGCCCGACACGCCGCCCCCCGCGGTCGGCTTGTCGCTGTTCCGCGGTGACGACCCCGTCGAGACCGCGCCCGACACGCCCGCGCTAACGCCGGAGCTCTCCGAGCTGCTGGACGCGTGGCAATCGGCGACCGCTCGGCTCGAGAAGACCCACGCCCAGCTCCGAGACGAGGTCTCCCGGCTCTCGACCGAGCTGGAGATCAAGAACCGAGAGCTGGCTCGCAAGAACCGGCTGGCCGACCTCGGCGAGATGGCGTCGCACGTCGCTCACGAAGTCCGCAATAGCCTGACCCCGATCACCCTGTACCTCAGCCTCCTGCGACGCAGCCTGACCGGCGACGCTCAAGGACTCGAGGTGCTCGGCAAAGCCGAAGCCGGTTTCACCGCCCTGGAGGCCACCGTGAACGATCTGCTCGCATTCAGCGCCCACCGCCAGCCGCACGCTTCCAATTTCCTCGTTGCGGAACTGATCAACGAGGTGACCGGCGCACTCGCGCCGCAGCTCGAAGCGCAAGCGGTCGAAGTCGATCTCGACGTCCCGCCCCAGGCGTTGCTGTGGGCCGACCGCGAGATGGTCCGCCGAGCCGTGCTGAACCTGGTGCTCAACGCGCTGGACGTGATGCCCCAGGGTGGCGAACTGGTCGTCACCGGATACGAGGGCGTCGAAGCGTTCGAGCTGGAGATCGCCGACAGCGGCCCCGGACTCACCGACGAACAACAGGCACGCCTCTTCGAGCCCTTCTTCAGCACGAAGGAGACGGGCACCGGACTCGGACTCTCGGTCGTCGCGCATGTGGCCGAAGCCCACGGCGGCTCGATCGAGGGCCAGAACTGCCCCGAAGGTGGCGCCGCGTTCACTCTCTCCCTGCCCCGCAACACCGCCAACCGAGCGGCCGCATGA
- the zraR_8 gene encoding Transcriptional regulatory protein ZraR — MTPNRADNPTANGRVLVVDDHATARESVADVLRHVGHEATACSSGAEALVALRDGAFDVVVTDLQMPGMSGLELIREIERRRFGVQVLMVTAHASVETAVEAMRHGAFDYLEKPYDVDRLEASVARALQRKSLQTSESVAKESGSSSAPVMIGSSAAMQSLRERIARVAATDETVLIQGESGVGKELIAQTLHALSGRQAGPMVSLNCPVLSEQLTESELFGHTRGAFTGADADRTGRFELADGGSLLLDEVTEINLGLQAKLLRVLQEKTFERVGSSESQNVNVRVLATTNRDLNEEVSAGRFREDLYYRLAVVPLQAPPLRERGEDVLELAEHFLTQASERLSRERLTLDAGTRDLFLSHRWPGNVRELHNVVTRACVLADGPTVSADLVRPWLLRDDVESAASGMTDGHATLPIGSSLAEVEKQMILATLARFEGHRQKTAEALGIGVRTLSGKLRQYGVAPGEKDFTSRAA; from the coding sequence ATGACCCCGAATCGCGCGGACAACCCGACAGCGAACGGACGCGTCCTCGTGGTTGATGACCACGCGACGGCGCGCGAGTCGGTCGCCGACGTGCTGCGCCACGTCGGCCACGAAGCGACCGCCTGCTCGTCCGGCGCCGAGGCGCTCGTCGCCCTGCGTGACGGGGCGTTCGACGTCGTTGTGACCGATCTGCAGATGCCCGGCATGAGCGGGCTGGAGCTGATCCGCGAGATCGAACGCCGGCGGTTTGGCGTGCAGGTGCTCATGGTCACGGCGCACGCGAGCGTCGAGACCGCGGTCGAAGCGATGCGGCACGGCGCGTTCGATTACCTCGAGAAGCCGTACGACGTCGATCGCCTGGAAGCCTCGGTCGCCCGGGCTTTGCAACGCAAGAGCCTGCAGACATCCGAGTCAGTCGCCAAAGAATCCGGTTCGTCCTCAGCGCCGGTGATGATCGGGTCGAGCGCCGCGATGCAATCGCTCCGTGAGCGGATCGCCCGGGTCGCCGCGACCGACGAGACCGTCCTCATTCAGGGTGAGTCGGGCGTCGGGAAGGAGTTGATCGCCCAAACGCTCCACGCGCTGAGCGGCCGCCAAGCGGGCCCGATGGTGAGCCTCAACTGCCCGGTCCTTTCAGAGCAGCTCACCGAGAGCGAGCTGTTCGGCCACACGCGCGGCGCGTTCACCGGCGCCGACGCCGATCGGACGGGTCGTTTCGAGCTGGCCGACGGCGGCTCGCTGCTGCTCGACGAGGTGACCGAGATCAACCTCGGCCTGCAGGCCAAGCTGCTGCGGGTGCTCCAAGAGAAGACTTTCGAGCGCGTCGGCTCGAGCGAGTCTCAGAACGTCAACGTCCGCGTGCTGGCGACCACCAACCGCGATCTCAACGAGGAGGTCTCGGCGGGTCGGTTCCGCGAGGATCTGTACTACCGTCTGGCGGTCGTGCCGCTGCAAGCTCCGCCGCTGCGCGAGCGGGGTGAGGACGTCCTCGAACTCGCCGAGCACTTCCTCACTCAAGCGAGCGAGCGCCTCAGCCGTGAACGCCTGACGCTCGACGCCGGCACGCGGGACTTGTTCCTGTCGCACCGCTGGCCCGGCAACGTCCGCGAGTTGCACAACGTGGTGACCCGCGCCTGCGTGCTAGCGGACGGCCCAACGGTGTCGGCCGACTTGGTGCGTCCTTGGCTGCTGCGCGACGACGTGGAGTCCGCCGCGTCGGGTATGACCGATGGGCACGCCACGCTGCCGATCGGCTCGAGCCTCGCTGAGGTCGAAAAACAGATGATCCTCGCCACCCTGGCCCGCTTCGAAGGCCACCGGCAGAAGACCGCGGAGGCCTTGGGCATCGGCGTCCGGACGCTCAGTGGCAAACTGCGTCAGTACGGCGTCGCCCCCGGAGAGAAAGACTTCACCTCGAGAGCCGCCTAA
- a CDS encoding flagellar basal body rod protein FlgB, whose product MLTDPFANSTLPVLEQVVQFAQARHGVLAGNLANLNTPGYKSRDLSPAAFEKSLKAAIESTRQTRSPGEAMVLGSVDEAGRGLLTSESKVGFGRFDPEALQEVKESMKSLVYHDGRDVSLESQVTEISKNQGLHNLAITLMTAQFRQMRSAISETVT is encoded by the coding sequence ATGCTGACCGATCCCTTCGCCAACTCGACGCTGCCCGTGCTGGAGCAGGTGGTTCAGTTCGCGCAAGCACGGCACGGCGTTTTGGCGGGCAACCTTGCGAACCTTAACACTCCCGGCTACAAGTCCCGCGACCTTTCTCCGGCCGCGTTCGAGAAGAGCTTGAAAGCGGCGATCGAATCGACCCGCCAAACCCGCAGCCCGGGCGAGGCGATGGTGCTCGGTTCGGTTGACGAGGCGGGTCGCGGACTGCTTACGTCCGAATCCAAAGTCGGGTTCGGCCGTTTCGACCCCGAGGCTTTGCAAGAAGTCAAAGAATCGATGAAGTCCCTCGTCTACCACGACGGACGCGACGTGAGCCTCGAATCCCAAGTCACCGAGATCTCCAAGAACCAAGGCCTGCACAACCTGGCGATCACGCTCATGACGGCCCAGTTCCGCCAGATGCGATCCGCCATCAGCGAGACCGTCACCTAA
- the flgC gene encoding Flagellar basal-body rod protein FlgC has protein sequence MFSSYDISTSGLVAQRARLDAIASNLANMSTTRNERGELEPYQPRYVTFATDAEKTTSAGGIGVMVASVETSNEAPTLRHQPGHPDADADGNVLLPAIDMTTEFVDALEATRAYEANIGVMEITKDLGRQTLQIIV, from the coding sequence ATGTTCTCCAGCTACGACATCAGCACCAGCGGCCTGGTCGCGCAGCGGGCGCGGCTCGACGCGATCGCGTCGAACCTGGCCAACATGTCGACCACGCGCAACGAGCGGGGCGAGTTGGAGCCGTACCAGCCGCGCTACGTGACCTTCGCGACCGACGCGGAGAAGACGACCTCCGCCGGAGGCATCGGCGTGATGGTCGCGAGCGTCGAGACCTCAAACGAGGCGCCGACGCTGCGTCATCAGCCCGGCCACCCCGACGCCGACGCGGACGGCAACGTCCTGCTGCCGGCCATCGACATGACCACCGAGTTCGTCGACGCCCTCGAGGCGACCCGCGCGTACGAGGCGAACATCGGCGTCATGGAGATCACCAAGGACCTCGGCCGTCAAACGCTGCAGATCATCGTCTGA
- a CDS encoding flagellar hook-basal body protein FliE: MNAINPLSTGSQPPLTTQVVGGASQPNPAAGATEGGGSFKDLLVDSIKHVNGMQQQADQAVEALFTGGDVNPAEVLTAVQKADMAFRLTMQVRNKLMDVYHEIQEVRI, encoded by the coding sequence ATGAACGCGATCAACCCGCTATCGACCGGCTCGCAGCCGCCGCTCACCACGCAAGTCGTGGGCGGGGCGTCGCAGCCCAACCCGGCGGCCGGCGCCACGGAGGGGGGCGGCTCGTTCAAGGACCTGCTCGTCGACTCGATCAAGCACGTCAACGGCATGCAGCAGCAAGCCGACCAAGCGGTCGAAGCCCTCTTCACCGGCGGCGACGTCAACCCGGCCGAGGTGCTCACCGCCGTCCAGAAGGCCGACATGGCGTTCCGCCTCACGATGCAGGTGCGCAACAAGCTGATGGACGTTTACCACGAGATTCAAGAGGTGAGGATCTGA
- a CDS encoding flagellar MS-ring protein translates to MDFLNPIIAQVRDLFATMTPGARVTAGLLLAVVVVSLGFLFQQAASGPDEFLFGGDPIERGRLPRIEAALGIAGINFDTEGNRIRVARSDKNAAYGAIASADELPPEFHKLMEDAMNGGGMFDFRDLKMQRVRVAREAQASMILSEFPWVDTARVMHNQSTKPGLRGGRHATAAVSITPAVGESLTTKRVRTVKDFVSKACDVPIDQIAVTGQGGDSATESGVSPEDFEHPFFRQKALAEEWLKGKILAQLSEFPGVKVEVTAHLENVSERTTVSIQPDSQPVTLSKETLNETNEQSAGRPGDRVGQVANGPKGIGSEETVAARDQSKQTTDRAKLHSVVGQTQKTEVFSGYPLKEADASVAIPMSYVEAVYRIENPDPDGNPPEQIDPVQLQQKREEIANNVEEIVQPLLPKLALGQNEYAQVNVRFFRDLPEDPLPQPSVAAGALAWTGQYMNTIAMTGLAIFSLVMLRSMVGSAGKEGSVEGLPSLQLDGETLAEAATADDEDLARPKLKLKKPDTLKDDLADMVASDPDAAAAILKSWINNNAA, encoded by the coding sequence ATGGACTTCCTGAACCCGATCATCGCCCAGGTCCGCGACCTGTTCGCCACGATGACGCCCGGCGCGCGCGTCACGGCGGGGCTGTTGCTGGCGGTGGTGGTGGTGAGCCTCGGCTTCCTGTTCCAGCAGGCCGCTTCGGGGCCGGACGAGTTCCTCTTCGGCGGCGACCCGATCGAGCGTGGCCGCCTGCCGCGCATCGAGGCCGCTCTCGGCATCGCCGGGATCAACTTCGACACCGAGGGCAACCGCATCCGAGTCGCCCGCTCCGATAAGAACGCCGCCTACGGCGCCATCGCTTCGGCGGACGAACTGCCGCCCGAGTTTCATAAGCTGATGGAAGACGCGATGAACGGGGGCGGCATGTTCGATTTCCGCGACCTGAAGATGCAGCGTGTCAGGGTGGCTCGCGAAGCGCAGGCGTCGATGATCCTCAGTGAGTTCCCGTGGGTCGACACGGCCCGGGTCATGCACAACCAGAGCACCAAGCCGGGTCTCCGCGGCGGCCGCCACGCCACCGCCGCGGTGAGCATCACCCCGGCTGTTGGCGAAAGCCTTACGACCAAGCGGGTACGGACGGTCAAGGACTTCGTCTCCAAGGCGTGCGACGTGCCAATCGACCAAATCGCCGTCACCGGGCAGGGCGGAGACAGCGCCACCGAGTCGGGCGTCTCGCCGGAAGACTTCGAGCACCCCTTCTTCCGTCAGAAGGCGCTGGCCGAAGAGTGGCTCAAGGGAAAAATCCTCGCTCAGCTCAGTGAGTTCCCGGGGGTGAAGGTCGAGGTCACGGCCCACCTGGAGAACGTGAGCGAACGGACCACGGTGAGCATCCAGCCCGACTCGCAACCTGTGACGCTCAGCAAGGAAACGCTCAACGAAACGAATGAACAATCGGCAGGGCGTCCGGGCGACCGGGTCGGCCAAGTCGCCAACGGTCCGAAGGGCATCGGCTCGGAAGAAACGGTCGCAGCTCGGGATCAGAGCAAGCAAACCACCGACAGGGCAAAACTGCACAGTGTTGTCGGCCAGACGCAGAAGACCGAGGTCTTCTCGGGGTATCCGCTGAAAGAAGCCGACGCGAGTGTCGCCATCCCGATGTCGTACGTCGAGGCGGTCTACCGGATCGAGAACCCCGACCCCGATGGCAACCCGCCGGAGCAGATCGACCCGGTACAGCTACAGCAGAAGCGAGAGGAGATCGCGAACAACGTTGAAGAGATCGTGCAGCCTCTCCTCCCCAAGTTGGCCCTCGGCCAGAACGAGTACGCCCAAGTGAACGTGCGGTTCTTCCGCGACCTGCCCGAAGACCCGCTGCCCCAGCCCTCGGTCGCCGCCGGCGCCCTCGCTTGGACCGGGCAGTACATGAACACGATCGCGATGACGGGCCTGGCGATCTTCAGCTTGGTGATGCTCCGTTCGATGGTCGGCTCTGCGGGCAAAGAGGGATCGGTTGAGGGGCTCCCCTCGCTGCAACTCGACGGCGAGACCCTAGCCGAGGCCGCCACGGCCGACGACGAAGATCTGGCCCGCCCGAAGCTGAAGCTCAAGAAGCCCGACACCCTGAAGGACGACCTCGCCGACATGGTCGCCAGCGACCCGGACGCGGCGGCGGCCATTCTGAAGTCTTGGATCAACAACAACGCGGCGTGA
- the fliG_2 gene encoding Flagellar motor switch protein FliG, with translation MTPVADNSLRQAADFIRGLDADAAEAMLCRLSTEEASALRTAISAAAEPSGPTVSSDGAVELQLDNASEAFSEDPPPAPTPPQEAPFNGVEWLRSLRDADPTAIATYLSREQPRAIAMVLGYLTPELSAGVLQNLAEHEQARVVAQLADQRDADPDSLHILASGLAEWVKQQQEETERRHHRVATIRQILAATPPQRRRRLLTELAGADPAVAASLTDLMPRQEPIAEAPLPQKRPPAAPPLPMEELSRLDGRALAEAIGRLNARTALLALAAAPEGVIERLANGLPRKAATDLRSRINRVGPTTLAEIDRAQTALAQAAGQVVAHRQTARAALAGGA, from the coding sequence ATGACGCCGGTCGCTGACAACTCGCTCCGCCAGGCCGCGGACTTCATCCGAGGCCTCGACGCCGACGCCGCCGAGGCGATGCTCTGTCGCTTGTCGACCGAGGAGGCGAGCGCCCTGCGCACCGCGATCTCGGCCGCGGCTGAACCCAGCGGGCCGACCGTCTCATCGGACGGCGCGGTGGAATTGCAGCTGGACAACGCTAGCGAAGCGTTCTCGGAGGACCCGCCTCCGGCTCCGACGCCCCCACAGGAGGCCCCGTTCAACGGGGTCGAGTGGCTCCGCTCTCTCCGCGACGCGGACCCGACGGCGATCGCCACGTATCTCTCGCGTGAGCAGCCACGCGCGATCGCCATGGTGCTGGGCTACCTGACACCCGAGCTCTCTGCGGGTGTGCTGCAGAACCTGGCCGAGCACGAGCAGGCCCGAGTCGTCGCCCAACTGGCCGACCAACGCGACGCCGACCCGGACAGCCTCCACATCCTTGCCAGCGGCCTCGCCGAGTGGGTGAAGCAGCAGCAAGAAGAGACCGAGAGGCGTCACCATCGGGTGGCGACGATCCGCCAGATCCTGGCGGCGACGCCCCCGCAGCGCCGCCGGCGGTTACTCACTGAGCTGGCAGGCGCCGACCCTGCGGTCGCTGCCTCGTTGACCGACCTCATGCCGCGACAAGAGCCGATTGCCGAAGCGCCCCTGCCGCAGAAGCGCCCGCCCGCGGCGCCACCGCTGCCCATGGAAGAACTGTCCCGCCTCGACGGCCGTGCGCTGGCCGAAGCGATCGGCCGGCTCAACGCACGCACCGCGCTGCTCGCACTCGCCGCGGCGCCCGAAGGGGTGATCGAGCGTTTGGCGAACGGCTTGCCGCGCAAGGCGGCGACGGACCTGCGTTCACGCATCAACCGTGTGGGGCCGACAACGCTCGCCGAGATCGACCGCGCCCAAACGGCCCTCGCCCAAGCCGCCGGCCAGGTGGTGGCCCACCGCCAAACGGCCCGAGCCGCCCTCGCTGGAGGAGCCTAG
- a CDS encoding flagellar assembly protein H — protein MATILRNRGAATGTSAESVHPATFTFSDMGSQGDDYVRGVRAEAAKIVQQAQAEAEGIRARAEAEGRAAAEQTIAKLLDQRVGKQLETLRPALNGVVAEIQASRGEWQEYWRNSAVRLAVGIAERIVRRELEQKPEISQEWIAEALRLAAGSSEITVRLSPQDMNHLRGHAEKLCEATAGVADAKFEADASITPGGCVVLTRHGVVDQQVESQLQRLAEELD, from the coding sequence ATGGCCACGATCCTGCGCAACCGCGGAGCCGCCACCGGAACGAGCGCCGAAAGCGTTCACCCGGCGACTTTCACGTTCAGCGACATGGGTTCGCAAGGGGACGACTACGTCCGTGGCGTGCGCGCCGAGGCGGCGAAGATCGTCCAGCAAGCCCAAGCCGAGGCCGAAGGCATCCGCGCCCGAGCCGAGGCCGAAGGCCGCGCCGCCGCGGAGCAGACCATCGCCAAGCTGTTGGACCAGCGGGTCGGAAAACAACTCGAGACTCTCCGCCCCGCGCTCAACGGCGTCGTCGCCGAGATCCAAGCTTCGCGTGGCGAGTGGCAGGAGTATTGGCGAAACAGCGCGGTCAGACTGGCGGTCGGCATCGCCGAGCGGATCGTGCGTCGCGAGCTCGAACAGAAGCCCGAGATCAGCCAAGAGTGGATCGCCGAGGCGCTACGATTGGCGGCCGGGTCGAGCGAGATCACGGTCCGCCTCTCGCCGCAAGACATGAATCACCTCCGTGGCCACGCGGAGAAGCTGTGCGAAGCGACTGCGGGCGTGGCCGACGCGAAGTTCGAGGCGGACGCCTCGATCACGCCGGGCGGCTGCGTTGTCTTGACGCGGCACGGCGTGGTGGACCAGCAAGTGGAATCCCAGCTCCAACGCCTGGCGGAGGAACTGGATTGA
- the fliI gene encoding Flagellum-specific ATP synthase, which produces MDELATIAQSQPARLVGSVVETTGLLATVADLPAPIGSVVRLGEAQTGDPHGVEAEVVGFRGRLTMVSPLGPLSGVRRGQPVRLLRSARRLRVGDGLLGRVVNAQGEPIDGRPRPALPHRTPIERPPTPALDRPPIDQPLPTGVRAIDTMLTCGRGQRLGVFAGSGVGKSTLLGMMTRYTAADVIVIGLVGERGREVNEFLLNDLGPEGRQRSVVVVATSDEPATVRLRAASTATAIAEHFRDQGKDVLLLVDSLTRTALASRELGLAAGEPPTTRGYPPSTFALLPRLVERAGRTRTGSITAFYSVLVEGDDPDDPVADTLRGLLDGHVWLDRKLAARGHYPSIDIPQSVSRLAPQITEKTQQQSAQLVRRLMAAVAENEDLISIGAYRRGANPEVDAAIEMRGDIDALLRQSVQESPLYNEAVDQLIAVARKAADFLARPRTAQQPTAAQPGASN; this is translated from the coding sequence ATGGACGAACTCGCAACGATCGCGCAATCGCAACCGGCCCGCTTGGTCGGTTCGGTGGTCGAGACGACTGGCCTGCTGGCCACGGTCGCCGACCTGCCTGCGCCGATCGGCTCGGTTGTCCGTCTGGGCGAAGCGCAGACGGGCGATCCCCATGGCGTCGAGGCGGAAGTCGTCGGCTTCCGCGGGCGGCTCACGATGGTCTCTCCGCTGGGCCCCCTGTCGGGCGTGCGGCGCGGCCAGCCCGTGCGGCTGCTGCGATCCGCGCGGCGGCTCCGTGTTGGCGACGGCCTGCTTGGGCGCGTGGTCAACGCTCAGGGGGAGCCGATCGACGGACGCCCCCGCCCCGCCCTGCCCCATCGGACGCCGATCGAGCGCCCCCCCACGCCGGCACTCGACCGCCCCCCGATCGACCAACCGCTTCCCACCGGCGTCCGAGCGATCGACACCATGCTGACTTGCGGGCGCGGTCAGCGGCTCGGCGTGTTTGCCGGCTCGGGGGTCGGCAAGAGCACGCTGCTCGGGATGATGACTCGCTACACGGCCGCTGACGTGATCGTCATCGGCTTGGTCGGCGAACGCGGACGCGAAGTGAACGAGTTCTTGCTGAACGATCTGGGGCCCGAGGGCCGACAGCGGAGCGTGGTGGTTGTCGCCACGAGCGACGAACCCGCTACGGTGCGACTGCGTGCGGCTTCCACGGCGACCGCCATCGCCGAGCACTTCCGCGACCAAGGCAAGGACGTTCTGCTGCTCGTCGATTCGCTGACACGCACGGCGCTCGCCAGCCGCGAGCTGGGCCTGGCCGCGGGCGAACCTCCAACCACTCGGGGCTACCCCCCCTCGACCTTCGCGCTGCTGCCTCGGTTGGTTGAACGCGCCGGTCGCACGCGGACCGGCAGCATCACGGCTTTCTACTCGGTGCTCGTCGAAGGGGACGATCCGGACGACCCGGTCGCCGACACGCTACGCGGCCTGCTCGACGGCCACGTCTGGCTCGATCGCAAGCTGGCGGCGCGCGGACATTACCCATCGATCGACATCCCGCAGAGTGTGAGCCGCCTGGCCCCACAGATCACTGAGAAGACTCAGCAGCAATCGGCCCAACTGGTGCGCCGACTGATGGCGGCGGTCGCTGAGAACGAGGACCTGATCTCCATCGGAGCTTACCGCCGGGGCGCCAACCCGGAGGTCGATGCCGCGATCGAGATGCGCGGAGACATCGACGCCCTGCTGCGTCAGTCCGTCCAAGAGTCGCCCCTGTACAACGAAGCGGTTGACCAGCTCATCGCGGTCGCTCGCAAGGCGGCGGACTTCCTCGCCCGACCTCGGACCGCCCAACAACCCACAGCCGCCCAGCCGGGCGCGAGCAACTGA
- a CDS encoding Flagellar FliJ protein, whose protein sequence is MAKPFRLQTVVRLREARRDAARAQLADAIRAAEVLGSRQQELRQRFVELNEQRRVASETADTAWLLNAGRYELVLRSDQQTLRDNREAVEREIERRRSAVAAAEQEVRALEQLRERSELAERREKQRREAKRLDEFASVRAFHDHTPSTPLT, encoded by the coding sequence ATGGCCAAGCCCTTCCGACTCCAGACCGTCGTCCGACTCCGCGAAGCGCGGCGTGACGCGGCGCGCGCCCAACTCGCCGACGCCATCCGTGCGGCCGAGGTGCTCGGGTCACGCCAGCAAGAGCTGCGACAGAGGTTCGTCGAACTCAACGAGCAGCGGCGGGTCGCCTCGGAGACGGCCGACACCGCGTGGCTGCTCAATGCGGGCCGGTACGAGCTGGTCCTGCGGTCCGACCAACAGACGCTCCGCGACAACCGGGAAGCAGTCGAACGCGAGATCGAGCGACGTCGATCGGCCGTCGCGGCGGCGGAGCAAGAGGTCCGCGCTCTGGAGCAACTGCGGGAACGCTCGGAGCTAGCCGAGAGACGCGAGAAGCAGCGGCGTGAAGCGAAACGGCTCGATGAGTTCGCCTCGGTGCGCGCCTTCCACGACCACACCCCATCCACGCCCCTGACCTGA
- a CDS encoding Flagellar hook-length control protein FliK: MNTPLNPTPSLLTLTAPTAERAPDEPAAGVFAEQLSAVTEPASEQREERDEEAPEPEASQDPKKSDREPQAATDDSGTESSPEVDTREGELEQGEEGLLAISLASETIVAETSPHAELPEHAATTVDVGLPAGPATPIEVSPESSEPTEANAPSLPVDLGDSLGEHEGDSGEANESLPGAGVAEAGLEGEEATGAQSHAHANRVREDDPSSKNLKGAAGTADAPSEATSQAASSSTIPKGDTGVEAEISTKSEPATPPLSAGAEAPVTDNPSTADSTQTREAVAAPHAADANNERATVERSAPGETRPEVDPARFVTRVSRAVEAAHERGGPIEIRLSPPELGSLRVQIEMKEGLLSASLEAETPAARNTLLDNLPALRERLEQQQIRLEKFDVDVRDDSQQRGGGGAPEGETQRRPDDSPERREPTPEHRTDRESATTESERSVATITFDDDGLNLVA, translated from the coding sequence ATGAACACGCCTCTCAACCCGACGCCCTCGCTGTTGACGCTCACCGCGCCGACGGCCGAGCGCGCGCCCGACGAGCCCGCCGCCGGGGTTTTCGCCGAGCAACTCTCCGCCGTCACCGAGCCAGCCAGCGAACAGCGCGAGGAGCGTGACGAGGAAGCTCCAGAGCCCGAGGCTTCTCAGGACCCCAAGAAGTCCGATAGGGAGCCGCAAGCGGCAACCGACGACAGCGGCACGGAATCCTCGCCAGAGGTCGATACGCGCGAAGGCGAACTCGAACAGGGCGAAGAGGGTTTGCTCGCGATTTCGCTCGCGAGCGAGACGATCGTCGCCGAGACGTCGCCCCATGCGGAGCTCCCCGAGCACGCCGCAACGACCGTCGATGTCGGTCTGCCCGCAGGGCCCGCCACGCCAATAGAAGTCTCCCCCGAATCGTCTGAACCGACTGAGGCGAACGCCCCCAGCCTCCCTGTCGATTTGGGCGACTCTCTGGGCGAACACGAGGGTGACTCAGGCGAAGCCAACGAGTCGCTCCCGGGGGCCGGTGTCGCCGAAGCCGGCCTGGAGGGCGAAGAGGCAACCGGCGCTCAGAGCCATGCCCATGCGAATCGGGTCCGAGAGGATGATCCCAGTTCAAAGAACTTGAAGGGCGCCGCTGGTACGGCGGACGCCCCCTCCGAGGCAACATCGCAAGCGGCCTCCAGCTCCACCATCCCCAAGGGGGACACGGGCGTCGAAGCGGAGATATCAACCAAGTCCGAACCGGCGACGCCTCCCCTCAGTGCCGGGGCGGAAGCTCCCGTGACGGATAACCCGTCTACGGCCGATTCCACTCAGACTCGCGAAGCGGTCGCGGCGCCGCACGCCGCGGATGCGAACAACGAGCGCGCAACGGTCGAGCGATCGGCGCCCGGCGAAACGCGTCCCGAGGTCGATCCGGCTCGGTTTGTGACCCGGGTGAGCCGTGCGGTCGAAGCGGCGCACGAGCGAGGCGGGCCGATCGAGATCCGCCTCAGCCCGCCGGAACTCGGCTCGCTGCGAGTCCAGATCGAGATGAAGGAGGGGCTGCTCAGCGCCTCACTCGAGGCGGAGACCCCTGCGGCGAGGAACACCCTGCTCGACAATCTGCCCGCGCTCCGCGAGCGGCTCGAGCAGCAGCAGATCCGGCTTGAGAAATTCGACGTGGACGTCCGCGATGATTCGCAGCAACGCGGCGGCGGGGGCGCTCCCGAGGGAGAGACCCAACGCCGCCCCGACGACTCGCCCGAACGCCGCGAGCCGACGCCCGAGCATCGTACCGATCGGGAGAGCGCAACCACCGAGTCGGAGCGTTCCGTCGCCACGATCACGTTCGACGACGACGGGCTGAACCTCGTCGCTTAG